GGCACTGTCCGTCGGGTCCAGCTTGTACTGCCCAGGGATCTCCGACAGGACAGGCGAGCTGTAGGGCTGGAAGATATTTTCAGTTATTGCTCGGCTCAGAAAGGTATTGTCCACACCATAAAATACATCGGCGAATGGATTATCCTTGGCCAGGATAGCTTTATTCAGGGCGGTACCAGCGTCACCTGAAGCAATGAATTGGATTTTTGCATTGTTTGCGGTTTCGAACTCAGAGATCACAGATTGCGAAGCAGCAAAGGAATCATGCGTCATTACCACCAGTGTTTGCGGTTCTGCTTGTGTGGTAGCAGACGTTGATGAAGGTGAACTGCATGCAGATAGGGCCAGGGAGGCTACAAACAAAACGGTAAGTATTTTAACCTTCATTTTCTTGCCCCTTTCATTTCCAAATGCGATTAATCGTTCTCGCCCATTGATAAACAACAACAAAGTGTTCCTTGCCGGAGATAGATCCAGGCAGGATTTTCGATAATAACGTTACTGACACCGCGTGGGGAACCGATTTTAAGGGTTTCGTCCACCAGGGGATATTCCAGGCCATGTGTGGTGATTCCTTGGGCATCACCGGCGAGCGGAATCAGTGATAATGTACTTCCGACTCGATCAGCGAAAGTCGATCGGCTTTCACCATGTATGACGTGCAACGCTTGATTTCCATCCAGCAAGCTGATGGATAGGCCTGAGAATTTCGGATGAGCAGCCAACATAACATTGGCGATGGTCATATCCCAACGGGCACCCATCCCCCCAATTATGTTCACCTGGCTGATTCCTCGCTCGATAGCCAGCCACAAGGCGAGCTCCAGATCGGTTTCATCCTTGTGAGCCGGAAATTGTTTGATCTCCGTGCCTGCTGAGTGATAATAGGAAACATCATCTGGTTTGAGCGAATCGAGATCACCGATGATGACCTGGGGTAAGATTCCCAGAGCACGGCAATGGTGTGTACCCCCATCAGCCGCAATGACCAGATCGGAAGGACGGAGCTCATTGATGATTGGAGGCGCTTGCTCCATCTTCCCATTGGCGAATATGAATACTCGGTGCATAAAAGAAAAACTCCTTACCCCGTTACCGGTGGAAGGAGTTGGTTGTTCTTGCGATTCCTCCGCCGGCATTATCCGGATCAGGTTCGCGGGTCGAGATCTTGTGGATCTCCTCTCAGCCCAGGTATACCGGGCTCCCCGTGCATGTTTACGAATGTCAGGTCAGTATATCCCTATTTACAAAAATGTCAAGTTTCGACCAGCAAACCGCATTATTATTTGACGCGGCATCGTCTTAAATGTATAATCTTTGCACCTCTTCATAATGAGGGGTGGCAGGAGGCCCCACCATGGCATTAAAGGGCAATCTACGCGATTTTTCGATCACCCAATTGCTCAACTTGGTCAACGTTGCGCGCAAAACCGGCACGCTGATTGTAGAACGCTCCCAGGAACAGGTTTTTGTATCCTTCAGGGAAGGAAAACTGTCCTTTGCTCGTAATGGTGCAG
This genomic interval from Anaerolineales bacterium contains the following:
- a CDS encoding thiamine diphosphokinase; its protein translation is MHRVFIFANGKMEQAPPIINELRPSDLVIAADGGTHHCRALGILPQVIIGDLDSLKPDDVSYYHSAGTEIKQFPAHKDETDLELALWLAIERGISQVNIIGGMGARWDMTIANVMLAAHPKFSGLSISLLDGNQALHVIHGESRSTFADRVGSTLSLIPLAGDAQGITTHGLEYPLVDETLKIGSPRGVSNVIIENPAWIYLRQGTLCCCLSMGEND